A genomic segment from Alteribacillus bidgolensis encodes:
- a CDS encoding DUF2521 family protein: MGTVVSLEPHRLKKEWEEEKKLLQELRVEEIKSTAENIFVPVFSRFHFPYSFLEEACMDLALEAFLSGGKFSRYVDNGELAFRFKMQAVLAISSITTELYEFMSGWVEEPAAQRSDLKEIVECFVTYWWKRGLEAGTKRHLLRL; the protein is encoded by the coding sequence ATGGGGACCGTTGTATCTTTAGAACCGCATCGTTTAAAAAAAGAATGGGAAGAAGAGAAAAAGCTCTTACAAGAACTCCGGGTTGAAGAAATCAAGTCTACAGCAGAAAATATATTTGTTCCGGTATTCAGTCGTTTTCACTTTCCATATTCTTTCTTAGAAGAGGCCTGTATGGACCTTGCGCTTGAAGCGTTTTTATCTGGCGGAAAGTTCAGCAGGTATGTGGACAATGGTGAATTAGCGTTTCGCTTTAAAATGCAAGCGGTGCTTGCGATTAGCAGCATAACCACTGAGTTATACGAATTTATGAGCGGATGGGTAGAAGAACCGGCTGCTCAAAGGTCTGATCTTAAAGAAATAGTGGAATGCTTTGTGACGTATTGGTGGAAAAGAGGTCTTGAAGCTGGAACAAAAAGACACCTATTACGCCTTTAA
- the kynA gene encoding tryptophan 2,3-dioxygenase → MKNPTNNENNIETNFKEKMTYGEYLQLDSLLSSQNRLSGHHDEMLFIIIHQVSELWMKLILHELNAAIEAIKKDHLSVSFKKLARVSQIQFQIIQAWDVLSTLTPSEYLEFRDSLGSASGFQSYQYRLIEFALGYKSDFILKIYEKDTKLHQKLEQAYRAPSLYDVSISALKRAGFDISDDILKRDVSKAYTFDESVHKAWKEVYLNTEDYWDLYQLAEKLVDIEDRFQQWRFRHMKTVERIIGFKTGTGGSSGVHYLKKVLDQRFFPELWDLRSEL, encoded by the coding sequence ATGAAAAATCCAACTAACAACGAAAACAATATTGAAACGAACTTTAAGGAAAAGATGACCTATGGAGAATATTTGCAGCTTGATTCCTTACTCTCAAGCCAGAACAGATTATCTGGTCACCATGACGAAATGCTTTTTATTATCATTCATCAGGTAAGTGAACTTTGGATGAAGTTAATACTGCATGAGCTGAATGCTGCAATAGAAGCTATCAAAAAAGATCATTTATCTGTCAGCTTTAAAAAACTGGCTCGCGTATCACAAATCCAATTTCAAATAATACAGGCTTGGGATGTTCTGTCTACGTTAACCCCATCTGAATACCTTGAATTTAGAGACTCTCTAGGAAGTGCTTCTGGCTTCCAATCTTATCAGTATAGATTAATTGAATTTGCTTTAGGTTATAAATCAGATTTCATTCTAAAGATTTATGAAAAGGACACAAAACTACACCAGAAGTTAGAACAGGCTTATAGAGCACCCAGCCTTTACGATGTTTCTATCTCCGCCTTAAAAAGGGCAGGCTTCGACATTTCCGATGACATTCTGAAAAGAGATGTTTCTAAAGCTTATACATTTGATGAGAGTGTACATAAAGCTTGGAAAGAGGTTTATCTAAACACAGAGGATTACTGGGACCTATACCAACTTGCCGAAAAACTTGTTGACATTGAAGACCGTTTTCAACAATGGCGTTTCCGTCACATGAAGACGGTGGAAAGAATTATAGGTTTTAAAACAGGAACGGGCGGGTCATCAGGTGTTCATTATTTAAAAAAGGTTTTAGACCAAAGATTTTTTCCAGAACTATGGGATTTGCGGTCAGAATTGTAG
- the cwlD gene encoding N-acetylmuramoyl-L-alanine amidase CwlD: MKKWLGIAILFIVLAGTALFMHERFMTKDSMTNWHVPLSGKVIILDPGHGGVDGGSSSKDGVLEKEVALNISLMLREYLQEAGALVFMTREGDYDLAREGLKGYSKRKKEDLNKRAEIVNESGGDVFVSLHLNAVPSSRWNGAQTFYHPRVPDNKKLANLIQEEMMNNLENSSRTTKPIKELFILRQADIPGVLVEAGFLSNPSDASYLKTEEYQNKVALSIYRGLLRYYAGEEIKE; this comes from the coding sequence ATGAAAAAATGGCTTGGAATTGCCATTCTATTCATAGTATTAGCTGGAACTGCCTTGTTTATGCATGAGCGGTTTATGACGAAAGATTCAATGACAAATTGGCATGTTCCATTATCCGGAAAAGTGATCATTTTAGATCCTGGACATGGTGGAGTTGATGGAGGGTCTTCAAGCAAGGATGGTGTATTGGAAAAGGAAGTCGCTCTTAATATTTCATTAATGCTTCGAGAATATCTTCAGGAAGCTGGAGCGCTTGTATTCATGACCAGAGAAGGCGATTATGATCTTGCCAGAGAGGGTTTAAAAGGGTACAGCAAACGAAAAAAAGAGGATTTAAACAAACGTGCTGAAATTGTAAATGAGAGCGGCGGCGATGTATTTGTGAGCCTTCATTTAAATGCTGTTCCTTCTTCACGGTGGAATGGTGCTCAAACGTTTTATCATCCGAGAGTTCCTGATAATAAAAAATTAGCCAATCTCATTCAAGAAGAAATGATGAACAATTTGGAAAATTCAAGCAGGACGACAAAACCTATTAAGGAGTTATTCATTTTAAGACAAGCGGACATACCAGGGGTGTTGGTAGAAGCTGGATTTTTATCGAATCCAAGTGATGCCTCCTATTTAAAAACGGAAGAATACCAAAATAAAGTTGCATTATCTATTTATCGTGGATTGCTGCGTTATTATGCTGGAGAAGAAATAAAGGAATAA
- a CDS encoding YfcC family protein: MSVPNVREIKVKQHRKKFEMPDVVVILFGFLLLAFIVSFILPSGAYERVERNGVTQVDPETFQYIPMEPLSILDIFSSIQIGLVNASSIIFLILIVGGTIKVIESTGAINAGIHSFITKSKGNYQLLIFTFCTMFALLASLGIAPNLAIAFVPIGLLLARSLKLDPIVGVAMVFLGAYAGFSGGVFDPVVTVMGQTIAELPLFSGYLFRMAIFAAFLSITIIYICLYAKKIRNNPAKSFMGADSFSEHLEENVYMEENTFTSRHMIVLLLFFLSIGLFVYGAFSFGWSINELAAIFLMLGIAVAFIMKISPNGLVKRFMDGVREVVYGALVIGIAGAIIVLLNEAQIVDTIVHFTASSLEGFSPSAAMLLLYIFNLVFNGLITSGTGQAAIVMPIMVPIGDMLEVTRQSVFITFKLGDAVTNIITPLSGTLMACLAIAKVSFIDWIKFTFPLFLLWLVLGAIFIGIAVSINYGPL; the protein is encoded by the coding sequence ATGTCTGTTCCGAACGTAAGGGAAATCAAGGTAAAACAGCATCGAAAAAAGTTTGAGATGCCGGATGTAGTAGTCATTTTGTTTGGTTTTTTGCTATTAGCCTTTATTGTTTCGTTCATACTGCCCTCTGGGGCTTATGAGCGGGTGGAAAGAAACGGGGTAACCCAAGTAGACCCAGAGACTTTTCAATACATACCAATGGAGCCGCTTTCTATCCTAGATATCTTTTCATCCATACAGATAGGGCTTGTCAACGCCTCAAGCATTATATTTTTAATTTTAATTGTCGGTGGAACTATTAAAGTGATTGAATCGACAGGGGCCATTAATGCAGGAATCCATTCTTTTATTACAAAATCAAAAGGGAACTATCAATTATTAATTTTTACATTCTGCACTATGTTTGCCCTTCTTGCCTCTTTAGGGATTGCTCCTAACCTTGCCATCGCTTTTGTTCCGATAGGGCTTTTGTTAGCTCGTTCTTTAAAATTGGATCCCATTGTTGGAGTGGCAATGGTTTTTCTCGGAGCCTATGCAGGTTTTAGCGGCGGGGTATTCGACCCTGTAGTTACTGTCATGGGGCAGACGATCGCAGAACTGCCCCTCTTTTCTGGATACCTATTTCGAATGGCTATATTTGCAGCCTTCTTATCTATTACAATAATATACATTTGCTTATACGCAAAAAAAATAAGAAATAATCCTGCTAAAAGCTTCATGGGAGCAGATTCCTTTTCTGAACATCTCGAAGAAAATGTTTATATGGAAGAGAACACTTTTACGAGCCGTCATATGATTGTTCTCTTATTATTCTTTTTATCTATTGGTTTGTTTGTATACGGTGCGTTTTCGTTTGGCTGGTCTATAAATGAGCTTGCAGCAATCTTTCTCATGCTCGGTATAGCTGTTGCTTTCATAATGAAGATCTCTCCAAATGGTTTAGTGAAGAGGTTTATGGACGGGGTAAGAGAAGTGGTGTACGGTGCTCTAGTCATAGGAATAGCAGGAGCTATTATAGTTCTGCTTAATGAAGCGCAAATTGTAGATACCATAGTACACTTCACTGCTTCTTCTTTAGAGGGGTTTTCACCAAGTGCAGCAATGCTGCTGTTGTATATTTTTAATTTGGTATTTAATGGATTGATTACATCGGGAACAGGGCAGGCAGCTATTGTTATGCCAATTATGGTTCCTATAGGTGATATGCTGGAAGTGACCAGGCAGTCCGTGTTTATTACCTTTAAATTAGGAGATGCGGTAACCAATATCATTACACCGCTGTCCGGAACACTAATGGCTTGCCTGGCAATAGCAAAAGTATCCTTCATTGACTGGATTAAATTTACTTTCCCATTATTCCTTCTCTGGCTTGTCCTGGGAGCAATATTTATAGGCATTGCCGTTTCAATAAATTATGGCCCATTATAA
- the pdaB gene encoding polysaccharide deacetylase family sporulation protein PdaB: MPRKVWIIGSQKFKLLFLLLLGVFITLGGFIINNSLMPVFSTNEEPAAFYRADIKEKKVALTFNISWGEDKALPILDVLKEKEVNAAFFISAAWAERHPDIVEKMMKDGHTIGNHGYRYEHYPRLEENEIISDLNLSHKKIKDVTEKDVEYFRPPHGDFNKSVLETVDRFGYSVVHWSVGGQDWENPGVDTIVNNITDEIKPGDVILLHASDSAKQTGEALPIIIDKLHNENYSFVDIEELISQAEANIEEIK, encoded by the coding sequence GTGCCTAGAAAAGTATGGATAATTGGTAGTCAAAAATTTAAACTATTATTTCTTTTATTGTTAGGGGTATTTATTACATTGGGAGGATTTATAATAAATAATTCCTTAATGCCCGTCTTTTCAACCAATGAAGAACCAGCAGCATTTTACAGAGCAGATATAAAAGAAAAAAAGGTTGCTTTAACATTTAATATTAGTTGGGGCGAAGACAAAGCACTACCAATATTAGACGTTTTAAAAGAGAAGGAAGTAAATGCAGCATTTTTTATCTCTGCAGCATGGGCCGAGCGGCATCCCGATATTGTGGAAAAGATGATGAAAGATGGGCATACAATTGGCAACCACGGTTACAGGTATGAGCATTATCCGCGGCTAGAGGAAAATGAAATAATAAGTGATTTAAATTTAAGTCATAAAAAAATTAAAGACGTAACAGAAAAGGATGTAGAATATTTTCGTCCGCCTCATGGAGATTTTAACAAAAGTGTATTAGAGACCGTTGACCGATTTGGATACTCTGTTGTCCATTGGAGCGTAGGAGGACAAGATTGGGAAAATCCTGGTGTGGATACTATCGTCAATAATATAACTGATGAAATAAAGCCTGGAGATGTTATATTACTCCATGCTTCAGATTCAGCTAAACAAACAGGAGAAGCACTTCCAATTATCATTGATAAGCTCCATAATGAGAATTATTCTTTTGTAGATATAGAAGAACTCATATCTCAAGCAGAAGCAAACATTGAGGAAATTAAATAA
- a CDS encoding Mrp/NBP35 family ATP-binding protein has product MLSEDKVFDTLKNIKDPDLQKSIVETGGVREMKIKEDNVSLKIALARTGTAEQMQLQQQIVQAVKEAGAESVGLRFDTLGEEEVKQHGGSSQSQEEKTSLLSKENKTKFIAVTSGKGGVGKSTVSVNIATAMARAGKKVGIIDADIYGFSVPDMMGIDQRPTVKGETIYPVERFGVKVISMGFFVEDNAPVIWRGPMLGKMLNNFFNEVEWGELDYLILDLPPGTGDVALDIHTMLPECKELIVSTPHATAAFVAARAGAMAIKTNHEILGVIENMAYFESKLTGEKEYVFGQGGGERLTEELKTELLGQIPLGQPDIDEENFAPSVYDREHPIGAIYANIADRIIEKIGK; this is encoded by the coding sequence TTGTTAAGTGAAGATAAGGTTTTTGATACATTAAAAAACATAAAAGATCCCGATCTGCAAAAAAGCATTGTAGAAACAGGCGGAGTTCGGGAAATGAAAATAAAAGAAGATAACGTGAGTTTGAAAATTGCACTAGCCCGTACAGGAACTGCTGAGCAAATGCAATTACAACAGCAAATTGTACAAGCTGTAAAAGAAGCAGGCGCGGAATCCGTTGGATTAAGGTTTGATACATTGGGGGAAGAGGAAGTAAAACAGCATGGCGGCTCCTCACAGTCACAAGAAGAAAAAACTTCGCTGCTCTCAAAAGAAAATAAGACTAAATTTATTGCCGTGACAAGCGGAAAAGGCGGCGTCGGAAAATCGACAGTTTCTGTAAATATCGCTACAGCAATGGCCAGGGCCGGAAAAAAAGTCGGTATTATCGATGCAGATATTTATGGATTTAGTGTTCCTGATATGATGGGGATAGATCAGCGCCCTACCGTGAAAGGCGAAACGATTTATCCAGTAGAGCGCTTTGGAGTAAAAGTGATTTCCATGGGCTTTTTTGTAGAAGATAATGCACCGGTTATTTGGAGAGGGCCAATGCTTGGAAAAATGCTTAATAATTTCTTTAATGAAGTAGAATGGGGCGAGCTTGACTACTTAATTCTTGATCTGCCGCCTGGAACAGGGGATGTGGCTCTTGATATTCACACGATGCTGCCAGAGTGTAAAGAACTGATTGTAAGCACTCCACACGCAACAGCAGCATTTGTTGCTGCACGTGCGGGAGCTATGGCAATAAAGACAAATCATGAGATCCTTGGCGTGATTGAAAATATGGCTTATTTTGAAAGCAAACTTACTGGAGAAAAGGAGTATGTATTTGGACAAGGAGGCGGGGAACGTTTAACCGAAGAACTAAAAACCGAACTTCTTGGACAAATTCCATTGGGACAACCAGATATAGATGAAGAAAATTTTGCACCTTCAGTGTACGATAGGGAACATCCAATCGGAGCAATTTATGCAAATATAGCAGATCGTATTATTGAAAAAATCGGTAAATAA
- a CDS encoding M20 family metallopeptidase, translating into MSKKAVLDFIDDNKQPMLNLWEQVVNIESGPDQKKGTDAILMLLKKILEDEGFHTRMVSYDKAGNTLIAEFGNQILSKPIAFIGHVDTVFSKGFLLNHPFRLEDGKAYGPGILDMKGGIVSTIYVLKALRSIHYDKHPLKVIIVGDEETAHIHSACKELLVNELKGCMCAFNTETGNLENQLAIGRAGGAAYELEVEGVASHTGMDWQSGRNAIIELSRKMLEIDAASCFEEGYTFNVTLVEGGAAVNTCPDYAKATIGVRYQTKSQQELTNQKLKEIASRSYIQGTTSILTYKGGFDPMEVTEASKDLFEIIRKSAKEIGTQQPGSFFSQGSSDSSYAVAAGVPTVCALGPQGEGNHTPDEYAVVDSIFTRSKLIAATILNL; encoded by the coding sequence ATGAGTAAAAAGGCAGTACTGGACTTTATTGACGATAATAAACAGCCGATGCTGAACCTCTGGGAACAGGTGGTGAACATTGAAAGCGGCCCCGATCAGAAGAAAGGAACAGATGCCATTTTAATGTTATTAAAAAAAATCCTAGAAGATGAAGGATTTCATACACGTATGGTTTCCTATGACAAAGCCGGAAATACTCTAATTGCGGAATTTGGAAACCAGATTCTTTCAAAGCCAATTGCATTTATTGGTCACGTTGATACTGTTTTTTCTAAAGGATTTTTATTAAATCACCCTTTCCGGCTGGAAGATGGAAAAGCTTATGGTCCTGGAATACTTGATATGAAAGGGGGAATTGTATCCACAATTTATGTGCTAAAAGCATTAAGGTCAATTCATTATGATAAGCATCCTTTAAAGGTTATTATTGTAGGTGATGAGGAGACCGCTCATATTCATTCCGCCTGCAAAGAGTTATTAGTTAATGAACTAAAGGGCTGTATGTGCGCTTTTAATACCGAAACAGGAAATTTAGAAAATCAATTAGCTATTGGAAGAGCTGGAGGTGCTGCATACGAACTCGAAGTCGAAGGTGTAGCCAGCCATACTGGCATGGACTGGCAAAGTGGAAGAAATGCGATTATTGAACTTTCCCGAAAGATGCTAGAGATAGACGCGGCTTCGTGCTTTGAAGAGGGTTATACTTTTAATGTTACCCTTGTAGAGGGAGGAGCCGCAGTAAACACATGCCCTGATTATGCGAAAGCGACCATCGGAGTAAGATACCAGACAAAATCCCAACAAGAACTGACCAACCAAAAATTAAAAGAAATTGCATCACGTTCCTATATCCAGGGAACAACATCAATATTAACTTACAAAGGCGGATTCGATCCGATGGAAGTAACCGAAGCAAGTAAAGATTTGTTTGAAATTATTAGAAAGAGCGCCAAAGAAATTGGTACTCAACAGCCTGGCTCATTTTTCAGCCAAGGAAGTTCAGATTCTTCTTATGCGGTTGCAGCCGGTGTTCCAACGGTTTGTGCCCTCGGACCTCAAGGAGAAGGCAACCATACTCCAGACGAATATGCTGTAGTTGATTCTATATTCACTAGAAGTAAACTGATTGCCGCTACTATTCTAAACCTATAA
- a CDS encoding KinB-signaling pathway activation protein, giving the protein MNARKLVYLFFSTLLIGASSGAIVGVLLDLETYISGGILNFIFGVLWMFGISAAISLVAQMGYFAYLTLHRFALGLFKSVKLWNWVQIVLILFVLFDLIYLRYVAFASEEETIAGYVIMPLLLFVYCILVAFRKQQETNKEAFVPALFFMFAVTTIEWVPALTVETVNETKWLWIYLTPLITANTWQLLILHRLTGGSLRTNK; this is encoded by the coding sequence TTGAATGCAAGAAAGCTTGTTTACTTATTTTTCTCTACTTTATTGATAGGAGCTTCTAGCGGAGCCATAGTGGGAGTTCTTTTAGATCTTGAAACATACATCAGCGGAGGTATATTAAATTTTATATTCGGAGTATTGTGGATGTTTGGTATCAGTGCAGCCATTAGTTTGGTGGCACAGATGGGGTATTTTGCATATTTGACTTTGCACCGATTTGCGCTTGGTTTATTTAAGTCAGTCAAACTGTGGAACTGGGTCCAAATCGTATTGATTTTATTTGTTCTGTTTGATTTAATTTACTTGCGTTATGTTGCATTTGCTTCTGAAGAGGAAACGATAGCAGGATACGTAATTATGCCTTTATTGCTTTTCGTTTACTGTATTCTTGTCGCTTTTCGCAAACAACAAGAAACAAACAAAGAAGCATTTGTTCCTGCATTGTTTTTTATGTTTGCAGTCACGACCATAGAGTGGGTCCCTGCCTTAACGGTAGAAACGGTAAATGAAACAAAGTGGCTGTGGATTTACCTGACTCCATTGATTACAGCCAATACTTGGCAGCTTCTTATTTTACACCGTTTAACAGGCGGGTCTTTACGTACAAACAAATAA
- the gerD gene encoding spore germination lipoprotein GerD: protein MRYVKAGLTAVICFCLLLGCAAAAEEQGGGQSDYEETKKMLVDLLKTDDGKSAIREILSDEEMKKSIVIEQETVKKSIEDTMTSDKGKTFWQEMMKDPEFSKALADSMQEENEKLLKGLMKDPEYQTMLMDVMKDPEMEKATLELLKGKEYRQQVMTIMTEAFESPHFKAKISEILAKIAEEQMKKEDSKQGQGGEESGSGGGSGSGGGSGGG, encoded by the coding sequence ATGCGTTATGTAAAAGCTGGCTTAACTGCTGTTATCTGCTTTTGCCTGTTATTAGGATGCGCCGCTGCAGCAGAAGAACAAGGCGGAGGGCAATCCGATTATGAGGAAACGAAAAAGATGCTTGTTGATTTGTTAAAAACGGATGACGGAAAAAGTGCTATCCGTGAAATTTTAAGTGATGAGGAAATGAAGAAAAGCATTGTCATCGAACAGGAAACGGTAAAAAAATCTATTGAAGACACGATGACATCAGATAAAGGGAAAACTTTCTGGCAGGAGATGATGAAAGATCCTGAGTTTTCCAAAGCTTTAGCAGATAGTATGCAAGAAGAAAACGAAAAATTATTAAAAGGACTTATGAAAGATCCTGAATACCAGACAATGCTGATGGACGTCATGAAAGACCCGGAGATGGAAAAAGCCACGTTAGAGCTTTTAAAAGGAAAGGAATACAGGCAGCAAGTCATGACTATCATGACAGAAGCGTTTGAAAGTCCGCACTTTAAAGCTAAAATCAGTGAAATCCTAGCAAAAATCGCCGAAGAACAAATGAAAAAAGAAGATAGTAAACAAGGTCAAGGTGGTGAAGAAAGTGGTTCCGGCGGTGGAAGCGGATCTGGCGGAGGCAGCGGCGGCGGTTAA